TCATGCCGTTGGCCATCTTCAAATACTGCGAATGATCGGCGACTCCGAAATATTCGAGCCCCAAGTCCTTCGCGGCATTGGCCATTTCCTCGAGCGAAGCACTGCCATCGGAGTAGGTTGTGTGATTGTGGAACACGCCGCGCAGATCTTTGAGCTCGACCAACCGCGGAAGTTTGTGTTTCTCAGCCGCTTCGATTTCGCCGGAATCCTCGCGCAACTCCGGAGGCACGTAACTGAGATCCAGCGCGGCGTAAATCTCCTTCTCGTCTTTGCATTTCACGTTCTTCTTCCCGGTGAGCGCATACTCGTTCAGAGACAAGCCCCGCTCGATGGCGCGCTGTCGCATCCGGATGTTGTGTTCCTTGCTACCGGTAAAGTAGGCTAGAGCAAAGGGGAATTGCTCCTCGGTAACCACTCGCAAGTCGGCATTTAAAACGATCTGACCGACTTCCCCTTCGAGGTGCATGCCCGCCACGATCGACGATTTGGTTTCTCCGTGTCCCACCACCTGCATCATTTCGGGAAGTTTCACGAAGGCCGCCATGATCGGTTTGGCGTCCTCAGAAGCGATGAGGATATCGATATCCTTGGTAGTCTCCCGACGTCGGCGAAGCGAACCGCAGATTTCCGCCTTCTGCACACCCGGAAGAGCTTTCAGGTGCTCGAGAAGTTTTTGAGCCAACGGATAAGCCTGATCGAATCGAACGCGATTGCCCACCGTATCAACGAAAGCAATTCCTTCCAAAATCTTCGCCTGCGTCTTCGCACCGAACCCTTTGAGATCGGCAACCTTGTTCTCCTCGCAGGCTTGCTTCAATTTCTCCAGCGAGTCGATCCCCAGGTTATCGTAAAGCGCTTTGACTTTTTTCGGTCCGACGCCGGGCAGCTTCAGGAGCGCCCGCAACCCTTCCGGTACCTTGGCCTGGAGTTCCTTCAGATAAGGTAACTCGTTAGTGGTTACCATCGTTTCGATCTTCTCGGCAATGGCTTTACCGATTCCGCGAATCCCTTCGAGTTCATTATTCTGGATCAGCGTTTTCAGATCGCCGTCGATTTGCGTCACGGCGCGGGCGGCATTCCGGTAGGCATTGCACCGAAATACATTCTCCCCCTGCAGCTCGAGAAGGGTGGCAATCTCTTCGAACACGGCGGCAATATCGTCTTTAGTCATTCCTTAATTGTGGCAGATTGCAATGGGAGGGCAAAGCAAAATTTGATTGGAGAAGCCTGCCGCGGCCTATCGTAGACCGGGTTGCCATCGGAGGATCAACAAACTCTATGACTGACGGCTTTGCAGAGATGAGTTTTTCATTTTCCCAGCGACGCTACCGATAGAGCAATGCCCACGGCCTAACCGTGGGCAACCAGTTGAACTTCGCAATGCGTTGGACCTTACGCGGCCAATCGCATCTTCTGGGCTGGTACCACCGAGTGCAGCATGATTTCCAGTGCGGCCACCATGCGATCCAGGCCGCGGCCGTCGATCAGGTTTCGCCCGCAGCGGCTCATGCCGGCCCGCTCGAGAGGATCATCGAGTAAAGCATTACCGGCATCGCGTAGCATGAGCTCGCTGACGTTATCGGCTTCGCCGAGGTAGATGGCGGCGCCTTCCTCATCCATGCGCTTCGAGTTGGCCCGATGCTTTTGTGTGGCGTTGATAATCAGTTGCGGCACGCCGACACAAGCCAGTTCCAGCGCCCAGCTGCAGCCGCCCGTCACGGCAAAGTGGGCTTTGGTCAATCGAGTGGCCCATTCGCCCGGTTCGGTGAGAACCTCGAGCCGGTTGCCGCTTCTGGAAGCGAGGGCTTTTAATTCTTCCATCTGCGGGTAGTGGAATCGAGCGAAGGCAGAGACCTTTTCGACTCGAGAACCATTCAGCAATTCGGTCGCCCGTCGCACGGTCTGATTATTGAAATCGTCATCGCCGAAGGCCAGGATTGCCCGAAAAGGTCCTTGGGGATCAGCCGGGCGAATCGCCCGTTGCCGTCGGAAGATCCCGCGGACGATGGCGTAGCGTTTGCCTATGCACAGTTGCGTGCCGCGTTCGATGTCGTAATCACTCACCCCCGGCTCCATGAACGGATTCACGATCAGTCGACTGGGGAAGCGAATCGAATTAGTATTGGTTAGCGAGGTAACGACAGTGCCCGTGGAAGCGAGTTCCCGGAGATATTCCTCCTGGATGTTCTCACCGGCCACGACGACGCCCGCCGCTTTTAACTTGCGAACGGCGCGAATGGTCTCGTCGCAGTCTTCCGACGTACCTATCGGATGATTGGCCATCAGATACTCGTTGCCGTTTCTTGCCACCTGGGCAATCAGCGGAAACGGTTCGATGCCACCCATGATATAGATCGGTCGACGTTGCCTTTGGCAACTCGAAGCGAAGGTGACGGTTTGATACAGATTCTCCCATCCTTGAGTGGAATCCGCATCGCAACGAAACAGAATCGGGTAACGGTCCATGCGCAACAATCCCTTGTTGGACTTAGGGGGAAAGGTACTCGAAACGTAGCCCGGCCACCGACTGCCGCGCGATTTAAGGCGTGGAAGTTCGAAGCGTCACGAGCTGACGGGATCGATCGTACCTTTGGTCCATTTTTGGGGTGCTTTGATTCTTCCACCGGTGAGATTTGACAGTTTCCGGGGAATCTCTCGACACCTCTTCTCTGCGGGTCATCCAGACCCGTTGCAGATGGTTCCGGCCATCCGCGAGAGCTATTCAACATGAAAATGTTTTTCTTGGGAAGAGCAACTTCGCATACGTCGACAAGGATTCCCGGCGTGCCGCAAAGCTCGCTTTCCTTCAAGTGGACTTGCAGGAAAAGCGGCTTGGGGTATAAGCCGACCGACGGGCGAATCTGGTAAAGGATATCGCCGCTTTACGGTGGAAACCGGTACCTGTTCCATGTGGAACAGGAGGGATAGGCCCATTTTGGGGTTAAGCGGGGTTCCAGGGGACTCCGCAAAGATAACAAAATGGACTACCTGGAGAACGTTCCACGTGGAACCACCTACACGGAATCCATCGCGTTTTTCCGACTAGCGTAACTCGAGGAGGGGGATACCTCGAAGTGGGCTGGCCGGTTCGGAAGAGGGGGAAACACTATCATGCAGACCGTATCGATTAATTCCGAACATCCCGTTCAACAATTGCCATTAAGCCAAATATCGCACAATCCACGCCAGCCGCGCAAGACCTTCGACGATGAGGAACTTCTGCGTCTGAGCGAAAGCATTCGCAATCACGGCATCCTGCAACCGCTGGTGGTTCGCAAAGCCGGGGAAGATCAGAACCAATACCAGCTGATTGCCGGGGAACGTCGGCTGCGGGCCGCGCATCTGGTTGGCTTGCCCAACGTGCCGGTTCACATCGTCGACTTCAACGATCAGCAGGTGTTCGAAGCGGCCCTGGCCGAAAACATCCAGCGCGCCGATTTGAATCCCATCGAGAAGGCGCAAGGCTTTCAGGACTATCTCGACAAGTTTCAGTTGAACAAAGATCAGCTGGCTCAGAAGCTGGGAATGGATCGCACCACGGTCAGCAATATCGTTTCGCTGCTGACCATGCCGCGGGAAGTGCAGGACGCCTTGCGCCTGGGCCAGATCACCATCGGGCACGCCAAGGTCCTGAAGGGAATGAGTGCCGAGCGGCAGGTGGCCCTCTGCAAAGACGCCGTGCTCCGACAGCTGAGTGTCAAGGCCCTCGAACTACTGGCCCGCAGTGCCAAGACTTCCAAATCCAGCCGGGGCAAAGCGACTGAGACCGAACAGTTCAAGACTCCACACGTTACCAGCATCGAAGACAGTCTCCGCCAGAAGCTGGCGACGAAATTCGAAATCAAGCTGAAGGATAAAGAGAAGGGCTCGATCATCATCCACTTCGAAAACAACGATGACTTCGAGCGAATCGTGGAAGCCCTGCAGAAATGATCGATCAAGTGCGGTAAACGAAAAAAGCCTCCGTAACATCACACGATGCTGCCGGAGGCTTTTACTCTTTTCGGATCTTACTTTTCTTTCAGAAGCTCTTCGATCTTCTGTACGGACGGTTTCGAATAGTCGTGGCGTTTGGTCGCCAAAATGCCTTCTACCGTGTAACGCAACTTTCCCTTGCGATCTATCAATGCGAAAGAAGGTGTGAACACATTCGAATTGGGTTTGCTGCTATCGGTCTTCCCCATCACCGCTCGCAGGTACGAATCATCGTTGCTGAAGATAGTGGGGTAATCATATTCCAGCTGCTTGGCTCGGTCGAAAGCTCTCTTATCAAAAGACTTGGCCTCCAATCGCATCTGTGCCTGAACTTCGGGAGACTGACTTCGGAAGAACTCATCGTTGGAGAGCAATTCGATTGGGGGAACGTGTACGCCAATGATCACCAGGCCGCTCGACTCATAATCGCGCTTCCACTTGATGTAGTGAGCGATACTCAGTTCGCAGTCGGCGTTCTCCACCGTCCAGAAGTGCAGCAAAATGACTTTCTTCGGATAGTTCTTCAGGAAGATTTGCTTCGGAGACCCATACCAGTTGAACTTACTGGGGATCTCAATCGACGTTTTATCGACTTTGGTAATCTTCGGACCATCCTCAGATTTGGCATCCTCGCAGGAACCAAACGAGCAGAAGGACAGGACCAGAGCCAGTGACATCAGAATTTTCATCGATCACTCTCCACGGTAGACGATTTCGCTTGCGCAGGTTCTTTGGCAGTATTAAGCAGTTTCGACCGTTCTAGAAATCCCCGGATCGTTGCGGCATCCACCGAGTAGATGGTCTTCTCCCGCCCGGCAATCACCAAGGCGAGCAGTTCGCCCGCTTCGTTGCGGACGGCTCCGCCGCTGAATCCAGCGCCCAGTTCCGATTTAGCCGTCGAGATCAGCGTGTGAGTATCCAGGGCTTGCCCACCCGGCCAAACCCATTTGGCCGGCTCCACTTTTCCTGCGGTCCCCTCGACTCGCTGCCAAACCAAGTTTTTCTCAAACGGGTTCCCATCGAAATATAGCTTGGATTCCGGAGTAAGGGGAGCGGTGGCCAGAGGAATCGCCTTCGCCTCTTTGGGAAGTTGTTTCAGGCGAATCAAAGCCAGGTCGTGCGCGGGCTCGCTGTAAACCACTTCTGCCGGTATCGCTTCCTTGTTCATGAACAGATGCTGATACTTCAGCGGATTGGAATCGATCTCTTTTTTGTCCTTCTGCTCGAACTCGATACTCAACGCCTGCAAGCGGTGACTGTTGACGATGCTGTGGTACGAAGTGATGGCCAGACGACCAGGAACGTCGATGATGGTCGCCGTGGCGTGGCTCGCACCCCGATTCGTATCGGACCGGATCAGGAGTAGCGACTCCGTCTGTTCCACCTTCAGCGTGTTAAACGGCGAAGGGGGAAGCGGATCCGGGAAGCAGCACAAAAGAAGTAGTGAAGTGAGGAAGTTCATGGCACAGTGCAAAAAAATACGGATCGAATGGGCATCCGATCCGTAAGGGTTAAAAATTCGACTATCGAATCAACACGACACTGACAGTATCCTGCATCGACTGGATGAAGGCGTTCTGCAGGGCCGCTTTGCGACTCGTAGCGGGATTGTTAGTACCGTCGTCCCACACCGGCTGATTAATAATCTTCGCCACGTTCAATGGCGTCGTTGCAGACGCTTGCACTGACCCTCTATACTGCATG
The genomic region above belongs to Telmatocola sphagniphila and contains:
- the polX gene encoding DNA polymerase/3'-5' exonuclease PolX; translated protein: MTKDDIAAVFEEIATLLELQGENVFRCNAYRNAARAVTQIDGDLKTLIQNNELEGIRGIGKAIAEKIETMVTTNELPYLKELQAKVPEGLRALLKLPGVGPKKVKALYDNLGIDSLEKLKQACEENKVADLKGFGAKTQAKILEGIAFVDTVGNRVRFDQAYPLAQKLLEHLKALPGVQKAEICGSLRRRRETTKDIDILIASEDAKPIMAAFVKLPEMMQVVGHGETKSSIVAGMHLEGEVGQIVLNADLRVVTEEQFPFALAYFTGSKEHNIRMRQRAIERGLSLNEYALTGKKNVKCKDEKEIYAALDLSYVPPELREDSGEIEAAEKHKLPRLVELKDLRGVFHNHTTYSDGSASLEEMANAAKDLGLEYFGVADHSQYLKMANGMTPARARKQIKEIDALNKKLKGVQIFKGVECDILEDGTLDYDDDLLSEFDYVVASVHTHFGMPLEEMTARICKALAHPFVTMLGHATGRLLLRRDAYRLDQDAVIECAAKHTKMIEINANPLRLDLDWKHIKQAKKLGVPLVINPDAHSPVDLRYIENGIFEARRGWLEAKDIFNCQGFEEVKSELKRRKGL
- a CDS encoding polysaccharide biosynthesis protein, producing the protein MDRYPILFRCDADSTQGWENLYQTVTFASSCQRQRRPIYIMGGIEPFPLIAQVARNGNEYLMANHPIGTSEDCDETIRAVRKLKAAGVVVAGENIQEEYLRELASTGTVVTSLTNTNSIRFPSRLIVNPFMEPGVSDYDIERGTQLCIGKRYAIVRGIFRRQRAIRPADPQGPFRAILAFGDDDFNNQTVRRATELLNGSRVEKVSAFARFHYPQMEELKALASRSGNRLEVLTEPGEWATRLTKAHFAVTGGCSWALELACVGVPQLIINATQKHRANSKRMDEEGAAIYLGEADNVSELMLRDAGNALLDDPLERAGMSRCGRNLIDGRGLDRMVAALEIMLHSVVPAQKMRLAA
- a CDS encoding ParB/RepB/Spo0J family partition protein, producing the protein MQTVSINSEHPVQQLPLSQISHNPRQPRKTFDDEELLRLSESIRNHGILQPLVVRKAGEDQNQYQLIAGERRLRAAHLVGLPNVPVHIVDFNDQQVFEAALAENIQRADLNPIEKAQGFQDYLDKFQLNKDQLAQKLGMDRTTVSNIVSLLTMPREVQDALRLGQITIGHAKVLKGMSAERQVALCKDAVLRQLSVKALELLARSAKTSKSSRGKATETEQFKTPHVTSIEDSLRQKLATKFEIKLKDKEKGSIIIHFENNDDFERIVEALQK
- a CDS encoding thioredoxin domain-containing protein, which gives rise to MKILMSLALVLSFCSFGSCEDAKSEDGPKITKVDKTSIEIPSKFNWYGSPKQIFLKNYPKKVILLHFWTVENADCELSIAHYIKWKRDYESSGLVIIGVHVPPIELLSNDEFFRSQSPEVQAQMRLEAKSFDKRAFDRAKQLEYDYPTIFSNDDSYLRAVMGKTDSSKPNSNVFTPSFALIDRKGKLRYTVEGILATKRHDYSKPSVQKIEELLKEK
- a CDS encoding S1 family peptidase; the protein is MNFLTSLLLLCCFPDPLPPSPFNTLKVEQTESLLLIRSDTNRGASHATATIIDVPGRLAITSYHSIVNSHRLQALSIEFEQKDKKEIDSNPLKYQHLFMNKEAIPAEVVYSEPAHDLALIRLKQLPKEAKAIPLATAPLTPESKLYFDGNPFEKNLVWQRVEGTAGKVEPAKWVWPGGQALDTHTLISTAKSELGAGFSGGAVRNEAGELLALVIAGREKTIYSVDAATIRGFLERSKLLNTAKEPAQAKSSTVESDR